From Terriglobales bacterium, one genomic window encodes:
- the hemA gene encoding glutamyl-tRNA reductase, with protein MEPTLVIIGVNYRSAPVEVRERFWISESRRYEALVRLVRSEAIEEVAVLATCNRTEFILWTRDASAAANSVLNFLTSEYGLKLGEWKHFYRLIGEAALVHMFKVTSSLDSIILGEPEIVEQMKEAWLLAQKVGTTGQYLDSVFQKAFAVSERVRTETSIGEAAVSVPYAAVELARQLFGSLEGRKVVLLGAGQMGEVSADYLVKNGVTDVRVVNRTVERAQEVAERLNGVAAPYEERWKHLIEADIIVTSSACPHVIFTREEGEYVKQERHGRPLLMIDIAIPRDVDPQVRNIHGIFLYDIDDLEHVVQRSSGEHAASAEKANQIVVAEAKFFSRKLASDRTVPTVVALRERLDELCRQELESFRHDAGPFTVEQEEALQILAKRISSRIAGSLARELKEISVKVDQDELTLAVQKLFHLPQPSTTVAGTN; from the coding sequence TTGGAACCCACTTTGGTGATTATCGGTGTGAACTACCGGTCGGCTCCGGTCGAGGTGCGCGAGCGCTTCTGGATCAGCGAGAGCCGGCGGTATGAGGCTCTGGTACGGCTGGTGAGATCGGAGGCGATCGAGGAAGTAGCCGTATTAGCGACCTGCAATCGCACGGAATTCATCCTCTGGACGCGGGATGCGTCGGCGGCTGCGAACTCGGTTTTGAATTTCCTGACAAGTGAATATGGATTGAAGCTCGGGGAGTGGAAGCACTTCTACCGGCTGATCGGTGAAGCCGCGCTGGTGCATATGTTCAAGGTTACGAGCAGCCTGGACTCGATCATCCTGGGCGAACCAGAGATCGTGGAGCAGATGAAAGAAGCATGGCTCCTCGCGCAGAAGGTGGGAACGACGGGGCAATACCTGGATTCGGTGTTCCAGAAGGCGTTTGCAGTATCGGAAAGAGTAAGGACGGAGACGTCGATCGGAGAGGCGGCGGTGTCGGTTCCGTATGCGGCAGTGGAACTGGCGCGGCAGTTGTTCGGATCTCTAGAAGGACGGAAGGTAGTTTTGCTTGGCGCTGGGCAGATGGGCGAGGTCTCGGCGGACTACCTGGTGAAGAATGGCGTGACGGATGTGCGCGTAGTGAACCGGACGGTGGAACGCGCGCAGGAAGTAGCCGAGCGCCTGAACGGTGTGGCGGCACCGTACGAGGAGCGCTGGAAGCATTTGATTGAGGCCGACATTATCGTGACGTCGTCGGCGTGTCCGCACGTGATCTTCACGCGTGAAGAAGGCGAATACGTGAAGCAGGAGCGGCATGGGCGTCCGCTGCTGATGATCGATATCGCGATTCCCAGGGACGTGGATCCGCAGGTAAGGAACATCCACGGGATCTTCCTTTATGACATCGACGACCTTGAGCATGTGGTGCAAAGGTCGAGCGGCGAGCATGCGGCTTCGGCAGAGAAGGCGAACCAGATCGTGGTCGCCGAAGCGAAGTTCTTCAGTCGAAAGCTGGCGAGCGACCGGACGGTGCCAACCGTGGTCGCATTACGAGAGCGGCTGGATGAGCTATGCCGACAGGAACTGGAGTCGTTCCGCCATGATGCCGGGCCATTCACTGTCGAACAGGAAGAGGCTTTACAGATACTCGCGAAGCGAATCAGTTCGCGCATCGCGGGTTCGCTGGCCCGGGAACTCAAAGAGATTTCAGTGAAGGTGGACCAGGACGAACTCACATTGGCGGTCCAGAAGCTGTTTCACCTTCCGCAGCCGTCAACGACTGTTGCCGGCACCAATTAG
- a CDS encoding lipocalin family protein produces MLLRQLAIILGVASAAFAADTAAPLQTVDRVDLNRYVGKWYEIARYPNRFEKDCVSDVTANYTLRPDGKIEVVNSCRKQDGKMKSSKGAAKVADKQTNAKLRVTFFWPFYGDYWVIGLDPEYRYAIVSEPKRKYLWILSRTSTMDPELYERALQTIREKGLDPSRMIKPSHTGG; encoded by the coding sequence ATGCTCTTACGACAGCTAGCCATCATCCTCGGCGTGGCGTCCGCCGCTTTCGCCGCCGACACAGCCGCTCCACTCCAAACCGTCGATCGTGTCGATCTCAACCGCTACGTTGGTAAGTGGTACGAAATTGCGCGTTATCCCAACCGCTTCGAAAAGGACTGCGTCTCCGACGTAACCGCCAATTACACGCTTCGTCCGGATGGCAAAATCGAAGTCGTCAACTCCTGCCGCAAGCAGGACGGCAAGATGAAATCATCGAAGGGCGCCGCCAAGGTCGCCGACAAGCAGACGAACGCCAAGCTGCGCGTCACCTTCTTTTGGCCTTTCTACGGTGACTACTGGGTCATCGGTCTCGATCCCGAATACCGTTACGCGATTGTTAGCGAGCCCAAGCGGAAATATCTCTGGATCCTCAGCCGCACTTCCACCATGGATCCCGAGCTCTACGAGCGAGCTCTTCAGACCATCCGCGAAAAAGGCCTCGACCCGTCGAGAATGATTAAGCCGTCGCACACCGGGGGCTAA
- a CDS encoding PilZ domain-containing protein encodes MAAQSLVLCRDPDVLRTLCPLLFEMDMGVEICLGTNGASRMLRKRRFDAVIVECGSDGTGLDVLQEIRQDTPNQNTITVGVVDDPEAMKAALATGANFVLAKPISVEDAGRILRFTRGMVSRMVRRFLRVAVHHLSHVDVAGMKDPAFILDLSEGGMAMQSLAPMETGQAIDVGFFLPGTQTHITTGAHVVWTDSTGRIGLEFDGIPESSRAQLKSWVVQRLKNSPEDVPGSGATAANSIRVLSQWMRPLARLIDAMYVLVAASLFCTVVYLLLWQNATNWPMSYAFGVAFLIVSALYASLFHTLDVRFPGTRTMQSLLSMASSRQAG; translated from the coding sequence ATGGCCGCGCAATCGCTCGTTCTTTGCCGGGACCCAGACGTTCTACGGACCTTGTGTCCACTGCTATTCGAGATGGATATGGGGGTAGAGATCTGTCTTGGCACGAACGGTGCCAGCCGTATGCTGCGCAAGCGTCGCTTCGATGCGGTGATCGTGGAATGCGGGTCGGACGGCACGGGACTTGATGTGCTGCAAGAGATCAGGCAGGACACTCCGAATCAGAACACAATTACCGTTGGGGTGGTGGACGATCCGGAGGCGATGAAGGCGGCGCTGGCGACCGGCGCGAACTTCGTGTTGGCGAAGCCGATTTCGGTGGAAGATGCCGGACGAATCCTGCGGTTCACACGAGGGATGGTGAGCCGCATGGTGCGGCGCTTTCTGCGCGTCGCGGTACATCATCTTTCGCATGTGGACGTGGCTGGGATGAAGGATCCGGCTTTCATTCTTGACCTGAGTGAAGGCGGGATGGCGATGCAGTCACTCGCTCCCATGGAGACGGGGCAGGCAATCGACGTTGGTTTCTTTCTGCCGGGAACACAGACGCACATCACGACGGGTGCGCATGTAGTGTGGACAGATTCAACCGGGCGCATTGGGCTGGAATTTGACGGCATTCCTGAATCGTCTCGAGCGCAATTGAAGAGTTGGGTTGTCCAGAGGTTGAAGAACTCACCAGAAGACGTCCCGGGTAGTGGTGCGACAGCGGCGAACTCGATCCGGGTGCTGAGCCAATGGATGAGGCCACTGGCGAGGCTGATCGATGCAATGTACGTGCTCGTGGCGGCATCATTGTTCTGCACGGTGGTGTACCTCCTGCTTTGGCAGAATGCGACGAACTGGCCGATGTCGTATGCGTTTGGAGTGGCGTTCCTGATCGTGAGCGCGCTCTATGCGAGCCTGTTTCACACGCTTGATGTGAGGTTTCCAGGGACTCGAACGATGCAGAGCCTGTTGTCGATGGCGAGTTCCCGCCAGGCAGGTTAG